Proteins from a single region of Chryseomicrobium sp. FSL W7-1435:
- a CDS encoding transcription repressor NadR, which produces MVMRKKGQERREWILQKLAENGIAVKGAELAEAANVSRQVIVNDINLLKVAGHPIVATSQGYVLFSESTSNKVRERVVCFHLPENTMDELHTIVDCGVVVEDVTIEHPVYGEISAQVMVSNRNEITSFMTQIKENNATLLLEMTDGTHLHWLTADSQDKIDAAKEALRHKGYLIEN; this is translated from the coding sequence ATGGTCATGCGAAAAAAAGGGCAAGAACGCAGAGAATGGATTTTGCAAAAACTTGCGGAGAATGGAATAGCGGTCAAAGGCGCTGAACTGGCTGAAGCGGCAAATGTTAGTCGTCAAGTGATCGTCAACGACATTAATTTATTAAAAGTGGCAGGACATCCCATAGTGGCTACTAGTCAGGGCTACGTATTATTTAGTGAGTCGACATCGAATAAAGTGCGGGAACGGGTTGTGTGTTTTCACTTACCTGAGAATACGATGGATGAGCTGCATACTATAGTCGATTGCGGCGTTGTTGTGGAAGATGTCACTATTGAGCATCCGGTCTACGGCGAAATTTCCGCGCAGGTGATGGTATCCAATCGCAACGAAATCACCTCGTTCATGACCCAAATCAAAGAAAACAACGCGACTCTCCTGCTCGAGATGACGGATGGCACACATTTGCACTGGTTGACTGCGGATAGCCAAGATAAAATCGATGCTGCGAAAGAAGCGCTTCGTCACAAAGGGTATTTGATCGAGAATTAA
- a CDS encoding phosphotransferase, translating into MLEPIKPNVWRLREDGRDVSIKGYEELSLYIKVRQIHKQLMEFSFDGALPAEFDDENQLIIQPFYPRVQETNFASPVIRKQVIRLLEDLHQTENITTWWNQTTLPASNLYLKWQMRLSRILAVKDLLHQHFGEDLVTYAIHQAELAMEEYIHYETKHTLIHGDIAHHNFLIGKKGIKLIDFDLASYTDPDEEWILLMQRLLPFVDYDLQLLVDEHPDFLRIIEEQPSGLRYPNEVFREWLAFLQKPHKKKQERLLAFTVKAIENHRKLWYDT; encoded by the coding sequence GTGCTCGAGCCAATCAAGCCAAATGTTTGGCGCTTACGAGAGGACGGTCGCGACGTATCCATCAAGGGCTATGAGGAATTATCGCTTTATATCAAAGTGCGTCAAATTCATAAACAGCTAATGGAATTTTCATTTGATGGGGCACTCCCTGCTGAGTTTGACGATGAAAATCAACTCATCATCCAACCGTTTTACCCACGCGTGCAAGAGACAAATTTTGCGTCTCCAGTCATTCGCAAGCAAGTGATTCGTCTTTTAGAAGATCTGCATCAAACCGAAAACATCACCACATGGTGGAATCAGACGACATTGCCTGCGTCGAACCTCTATTTAAAATGGCAGATGCGGCTTTCCAGAATTCTGGCTGTGAAAGATTTGCTCCATCAACACTTCGGTGAAGACCTGGTGACATATGCGATTCATCAAGCTGAGCTTGCGATGGAAGAATACATTCACTACGAGACGAAGCATACGCTGATTCATGGCGATATAGCGCATCATAATTTTCTGATTGGCAAAAAAGGCATCAAACTCATTGATTTTGACCTTGCGAGTTATACAGATCCCGATGAAGAATGGATCTTATTAATGCAGCGGCTACTGCCGTTTGTCGATTATGACCTGCAACTTCTTGTGGATGAGCATCCTGATTTCTTGCGCATCATTGAAGAGCAACCATCTGGCCTTCGTTATCCCAATGAAGTGTTCCGAGAGTGGCTGGCATTTTTGCAGAAACCCCATAAGAAAAAACAAGAACGCTTGTTGGCATTTACAGTGAAAGCAATAGAAAATCACCGTAAACTATGGTATGATACCTAA
- the safA gene encoding SafA/ExsA family spore coat assembly protein produces MQIHTVQKGDTLWKIAKMYGVDFEDLKAANPQLANPDLIMPGMKITIPGAADDRPFYVVKQGDTMWKIARMYGITLQQLIDENPQIPDPNRITVGMKVYLPTSLFHKHVVKAGETMWTIAQKYKVDFQALKAANPQITNPDQIMPGDIIWVPKRTVSVSPSYMPMPDMDLPEIEPGWQLDSPDMPSPNYPAPMPHHPQHPQHPNHPHSEHQHPQPYFIYPFIPVHPWHGDCCPYCKKRWT; encoded by the coding sequence TTGCAGATTCACACAGTTCAAAAGGGTGATACCCTCTGGAAAATAGCGAAAATGTATGGTGTAGACTTTGAGGATTTAAAAGCTGCGAATCCCCAACTTGCCAACCCGGATCTCATCATGCCCGGAATGAAGATCACGATTCCTGGTGCAGCGGATGACCGTCCCTTTTATGTAGTCAAACAAGGCGACACGATGTGGAAAATTGCTCGCATGTATGGCATTACACTGCAACAACTAATTGATGAAAACCCGCAGATTCCGGATCCGAATCGAATTACGGTTGGGATGAAAGTGTATTTACCTACGTCGCTCTTCCACAAACATGTGGTGAAAGCGGGAGAGACGATGTGGACGATTGCCCAAAAATACAAAGTGGACTTCCAAGCATTGAAAGCTGCGAATCCGCAAATTACAAATCCGGACCAAATCATGCCGGGCGACATCATCTGGGTGCCGAAACGCACAGTATCAGTGAGCCCGTCCTATATGCCAATGCCGGACATGGATCTTCCAGAAATTGAACCAGGCTGGCAACTGGACTCACCAGACATGCCGTCGCCAAATTATCCAGCACCGATGCCACATCATCCACAACACCCGCAGCATCCTAACCATCCGCACTCAGAGCACCAGCATCCGCAACCGTATTTCATCTATCCGTTCATTCCTGTGCATCCGTGGCATGGCGACTGCTGCCCGTATTGCAAAAAACGTTGGACGTAA
- the ruvA gene encoding Holliday junction branch migration protein RuvA, producing the protein MYDYIKGEVARITPEYIVIDRDGLGFQIMTPNPFRFQVGASELVYTYLQVREDLQQLIGFKTLSERELFRKLIQVTGIGPKGALAILASGQPEQVIGAIEREDDAFLVKFPGVGKKTARQIILDLKGKLHDLADVEFVDGLFEVEQDETSSGNQSLDEALQALQALGYSERELKKIMPRLEELEGETTDTIMKKALQYLFGR; encoded by the coding sequence ATGTACGATTACATAAAAGGCGAGGTTGCTCGTATTACACCTGAATACATCGTCATCGATCGAGACGGTCTCGGCTTTCAGATCATGACACCAAACCCTTTCCGTTTCCAAGTAGGAGCAAGCGAACTTGTCTACACCTATTTGCAAGTGAGGGAAGACCTGCAACAATTGATTGGATTCAAAACACTGTCTGAACGTGAACTGTTTCGCAAATTGATCCAAGTGACAGGGATTGGACCAAAAGGAGCTCTTGCCATATTAGCAAGTGGCCAACCTGAGCAAGTAATTGGAGCCATTGAACGCGAAGATGACGCCTTTCTTGTTAAATTCCCTGGCGTCGGCAAAAAGACGGCTCGTCAAATTATTTTGGACTTGAAAGGGAAGTTGCATGACCTTGCTGATGTAGAGTTCGTTGATGGCTTATTCGAAGTGGAGCAAGATGAGACGTCGTCTGGCAACCAATCACTGGATGAAGCGTTGCAAGCTCTGCAAGCACTTGGGTATTCCGAGCGTGAGTTAAAGAAAATTATGCCTCGCCTAGAAGAATTAGAAGGCGAAACGACCGATACGATTATGAAAAAAGCGCTTCAGTATTTGTTTGGAAGATAG
- the pheA gene encoding prephenate dehydratase, whose amino-acid sequence MTRIAYLGPEASFTHLAAKSIFPADSLVPMRTIPECIEAVSQQKAKLAVVPVENALEGTVPLTIDYLFHEANVYIQAEVLAPIAQHLMVHPDHLQAWDQVETIYSHPHALAQCHKYLSYRLSHVPTEQYSSTAAAAKLCADHPERAIAAIANETAAHEYGLVIVERDIHDFHFNHTRFLVLSSKNERIERADRQPQIKTTWMLKLPQDDRPGILHQVLSVFAWRRLNLSKIESRPLKTGLGHYFFIIDILEEEEHIMMKGAEEELTFLGCTVKTLGSYYTYETESE is encoded by the coding sequence ATGACGCGAATCGCTTATCTAGGTCCAGAAGCTTCTTTTACACACTTAGCGGCAAAATCCATTTTTCCGGCTGACTCACTTGTCCCGATGCGCACGATTCCGGAATGCATTGAGGCTGTATCTCAGCAGAAAGCGAAGTTGGCGGTCGTTCCAGTTGAAAATGCATTAGAGGGAACGGTGCCGTTAACGATTGATTATTTATTTCATGAAGCCAACGTCTACATACAAGCAGAGGTTCTTGCGCCGATTGCCCAACATCTGATGGTTCACCCCGACCATTTGCAGGCTTGGGATCAGGTAGAGACAATTTACTCGCATCCTCATGCTTTAGCGCAGTGCCATAAATATTTGTCGTACCGGTTGTCTCATGTTCCAACCGAACAGTATTCTTCGACTGCAGCTGCAGCTAAGCTATGTGCTGATCACCCTGAACGGGCGATTGCTGCGATTGCTAATGAAACGGCAGCTCATGAATACGGGTTGGTCATTGTAGAACGCGATATCCATGACTTTCATTTTAACCATACACGCTTCTTAGTATTGAGCTCTAAAAATGAGCGCATCGAGCGTGCCGATCGACAACCTCAAATCAAAACGACGTGGATGCTTAAGCTACCGCAAGATGATAGACCAGGAATTTTGCATCAAGTGTTATCAGTTTTCGCTTGGCGCCGTTTGAATTTAAGTAAAATTGAGTCACGACCTTTGAAGACAGGTCTTGGTCATTACTTTTTCATCATCGACATTCTCGAGGAAGAAGAGCATATCATGATGAAGGGGGCAGAGGAGGAACTGACTTTTCTTGGCTGCACAGTGAAGACTCTCGGCTCTTATTATACGTACGAAACGGAAAGTGAATAA